GAATCTGGCCTGCACCAAGGAGAGAATGGCCTATATGTCCTACGAGAGAGCCAAGGAGATATGGGTGAGAACCTCACAGGGGGACCTTGTGAGGAGCGGCCAGTGAGAAGGCCGTGGGGACGAGAGAAGCAGAAGATGAGTGAATCCGCTCTGACACCCTTGAACCGAGGGAAGAGGCAGATCCTCAAGCTGTGCCCCACAGCATCCCGTGTTCCCGTTCCTGCTGCCCTTTCCCCGGTTCTGGCTCCGGCCTAGCTGCTCTGGGAGCTCGCACACTGAGGCTCCAGTACCCCCGGGTGGCAGGGGATTGGAGTGACAGCGGATCGGGGTGACAGCGTCACTCTCTTCCTCCTGCAGGAGGTTCTGGACACGTTCAAGAGCCGTGTAGCCAAGCTGGAGGCTCTGCAGCAGGTGACCCAACTGGAGGTGACAGAGAGCGTGCGTAGCCGGCCCCAGGGCTTCCTGTGCCGCCGGGCAAGCCTGCTGCTCCCGCTGGCCGCCGTCCTCCGGGTCCTGGTCTCCAGGACTGGGCGTGCGCCTGCCCAGTGCCTCTGCTGAACTCACGCCTGTGCACAGGCACCGCGCTCCTGCTCGTCGGGCTGGGCGCCCTGGCCTGGCAGAGGCAGCATGCCATTCCCGCCGCAGACTGGCAGGCCTGGGTCCCCTCCAGATGGAGACTGTGTTCCGGGGATTCCAAGCCTCTACCAGAGGGGACTTAAAGGGCCTGGCTTCACTAgctcctcctgcctccccagaCAGCTGCTTCTTGGCTCTCCCTTTCTTGTTCCATCACCAGCAGCCCAATGAGAGGTACATGGACGCCCGCCCACCTCGAGCTCACCTTTCTTGCGATCCTTCTATCCCGTCTGTACACATGAGGCTTAGAAAAGATGAGCAACTCCAAAGTACGGTGCTGTGCCCCGCTTTCCCCCACGTGCTCTGTCACGACCCAGTGACCCAGCGCTCAGAGGCTCGGGTGCCCCAAAACTGCAGTGGCAGCCTCTATGACTCGGTTGCTTTCGGCAAAGAGAAACTACATTTATTTCacagg
Above is a window of Mesoplodon densirostris isolate mMesDen1 chromosome X, mMesDen1 primary haplotype, whole genome shotgun sequence DNA encoding:
- the TEX28 gene encoding LOW QUALITY PROTEIN: testis-specific protein TEX28 (The sequence of the model RefSeq protein was modified relative to this genomic sequence to represent the inferred CDS: deleted 2 bases in 1 codon) — protein: MVSVKSLKQVQLEGQVNEHLQGHLDKVYHFKQNLACTKERMAYMSYERAKEIWEVLDTFKSRVAKLEALQQVTQLEVTESVRSRPQGFLCRRASLLLPLAAVLRVLVSRWACACPVPLLNSRLCTGTALLLVGLGALAWQRQHAIPAADWQAWVPSRWRLCSGDSKPLPEGT